The Pseudogulbenkiania sp. MAI-1 sequence AGGGGCCGCTTCGAAACGGCGGACGCGCTCGCTGACGTTCTTGAAGATGAACCGCCGGACTTGCTCGTCCTTTACCGAATCCAGCATCCCCGGCAGCATCTCGCTCAGGTAATCGGCGACCTTGGCCCGGTTGCGCGGCTGATCCAGCCAATCGGCCAGCAGCGCGGCAAAGTCGATTCTTTCCAGCTTGGCCGTCAGCATGTCGGCAGCAAGGAAATTGCGTTCGATGAACCCGCCCAAGGCCGTGCCGATGCGCTCCTTGTTGCGCGGCACCACCGCCGTATGGGGAATGGGGAGTCCCAAGGGACGGCGGAACAACGCGCTAACGGCAAACCAGTCAGCCAGGGCACCCACCATTGCCGCCTCGGCAAACGCGCGCAGGTAGCCCCAAAACGGATGGGCCGATTCATAGAGCCGGGCCGGGACATACAGGGCGGTGACGGCAAGCAGGAGGAGCGTCGCGACGTACCGCGTGGAGAGGAAGGGAGGGCGCAAAGAGAGTCGTGGCTTTGGCTTCGTTTTCATTGTGTATTCCGCTTGGGTAGGGCGGCGCGGCAGCCCTCTCTTTCAACCACTACGTCAGCCTGGAGACCGTGGACATGCGTGTGGCAAACCGGCCGGTCACCACTATATACGATATGGAATCTGCTGCCTGCCGATGAGGCTCCCGCTATCGCCTTCGAGCTGCTGACGCCAGGACCAGTGAGTTCGCTGTTCGACTTCCTCACCCTCTACCTGCTGCGGTGTTCCACGGCCAACTCCAGCGGCGCCTCTCCCCCGCTACTGTCCTCAGTTGTCGTGGCGGGGGCTTTGCCCAATAATCGAAAGCGAAGACGTCGCCCGGCGCAGGGGCCGATGGCTCCTTCATCGACTCCCTGGTTGCTACGCTTCAATACCAGCGACGGAGGGGCCGAAGCCGCAAAGCCCGAACATGCTTCCTGGATAATCGCCATGTCTTATCTGCCCACGTTCATCCCCCCCTCGCGCTACGATGACCCCGCCGCCGCGCTGGCCCAGGTTCGCCACATTTACGAAAACAGCCTCGCCCACCTGCGCGAGTCGATGCAGCGCTTTGTCGATGGGGAAGACTTGCCCGGCCATGTACGGGCCTGCTACCCCTTCGTCCGTATCCAGACCGGCACCGTGTCGCGGCTGAAGCCGATGGAGAGCAAACGCCGCAGTTACGGCTTCGTGGCCGGGCCGGGCCGCTTCGAAACCACGCTGACCCGACCAGACCTGTTCGGGGAGTATTACCTCGAGCAGTTCACCTTGTTGCTGCAAAACCACGGCGTACCCCTGGAAGTCGGCAGCAGTTCACAACCGATCCCCATCCATTTCTCTTTCGCAGAGAGCGATCACCTCGAGGGCAGCCTGAGCCCGGAGCGCCGGGAACGGATGCGCGACCTGTTCGATCTGCCGGATCTCACCGCGATGGACGATGGCATCGCCAACGGCACCCACGAGCCGCGCAGCGGCGAGCCACAGCCGCTGTCGCTCTTCACCGCGCCGCGCGTCGACTATTCGCTGCATCGCCTGAGGCATTACACCGGCACCGTGCCCGAGCACTTCCAGAACTTCGTGCTGTTCACCAACTACCAGTTCTACATCGACGAATTCATCCGTCTCGGCCTCGAGTGCATGGCCGACCCCAACAGCGAATACACCGCCTTCGTCGAGCCCGGCAACGTGATCACGCGCCGCAAGGGGTGCGCCGCCCAAGCCGGTGACGAGCAAGGCAAGGCACCGCCGCGCCTGCCGCAGATGCCGGCCTACCACCTGATGCGCGACGACCATAGCGGTATCACCATGGTGAATATCGGTATCGGCCCGGCCAATGCCAAAACCATTACCGACCACATTGCCGTGCTGCGCCCCCACGCCTGGATCATGCTGGGCCACTGCGCCGGTCTGCGCCAGACGCAGCAGCTCGGTGATTATGTGCTGGCGCACGGTTATGTGCGGGACGATCACGTTCTCGATCAGGACCTGCCGTTATGGGTGCCGATCCCCGCCCTGGCGGAAATCCAGCTGGCGCTGGCCTCGGCGGTGTCCGACATCTCGCAGCTCCAGGGGCCCGAGCTCAAGCGGATCATGCGCACCGGCACCGTGGCCAGCACCGACAACCGCAACTGGGAGCTGCTGCCTGACAACCAGCCCCAACGCCGCTTCAGCCAGAGCCGGGCCGTGGCGCTGGACATGGAAAGCGCCACCATCGCCGGCAACGGCTTCCGTTTCCGGGTGCCCTACGGCACCTTGCTGTGCGTGAGCGACAAGCCCTTGCACGGGGAAATCAAGCTGCCGGGGATGGCGGATCACTTCTATCGCGCGCGCGTCGATCAGCATCTGCGCATCGGCATCCGGGCGATGGAATTGCTGCGCGAACAGGGCGTGGACCAGTTGCACAGCCGCAAGCTGCGCAGCTTTGCGGAAGTGGCGTTCCAGTAGGACCCTGCTCGCATTGCACGCTGGCTAGGAATCGAGCGGCGAGATGATGCCGAACTTCTTGATGTGGCGATAGACCGTTGCGCGGCAGATGCCCAGT is a genomic window containing:
- a CDS encoding AMP nucleosidase, translated to MSYLPTFIPPSRYDDPAAALAQVRHIYENSLAHLRESMQRFVDGEDLPGHVRACYPFVRIQTGTVSRLKPMESKRRSYGFVAGPGRFETTLTRPDLFGEYYLEQFTLLLQNHGVPLEVGSSSQPIPIHFSFAESDHLEGSLSPERRERMRDLFDLPDLTAMDDGIANGTHEPRSGEPQPLSLFTAPRVDYSLHRLRHYTGTVPEHFQNFVLFTNYQFYIDEFIRLGLECMADPNSEYTAFVEPGNVITRRKGCAAQAGDEQGKAPPRLPQMPAYHLMRDDHSGITMVNIGIGPANAKTITDHIAVLRPHAWIMLGHCAGLRQTQQLGDYVLAHGYVRDDHVLDQDLPLWVPIPALAEIQLALASAVSDISQLQGPELKRIMRTGTVASTDNRNWELLPDNQPQRRFSQSRAVALDMESATIAGNGFRFRVPYGTLLCVSDKPLHGEIKLPGMADHFYRARVDQHLRIGIRAMELLREQGVDQLHSRKLRSFAEVAFQ